A region of Streptomyces paludis DNA encodes the following proteins:
- a CDS encoding leucyl aminopeptidase codes for MTALTLSTSSAATLRADAIVVGVAKGTKGPVAAPGSEAVDQAFDGKLATVLETLGASGAEGEVTKLPSPAGLKAPVVLAVGLGSVPDKDETYGAETLRRAAGSAARALSGVKKAAFALPVEATVDVEAIAEGALLGAYAFTAYQGGGKKAKKGEGPKQPLAEVALLGAKPRDKAHKAAADRAIALAEEVNRARDLVNTPPNDLNPESFAAVATAAGKENGIKVQVLDEKALAKGGYGGILGVGQGSENPPRLVKLAYTHPDAVKTLALVGKGITYDSGGISLKPAGHNETMKCDMAGAAAVFAAVVTAARLGLRVNVTGWLALAENMPSGSATRPGDVLHMYSGKTVEVLNTDAEGRLVLADALTRASEEAPDAIVDVATLTGAMVLALGNRTFGIMANDDAFRTSLHEIAEEAGEASWPMPLPSDLRKGMDSPTADLANMGERMGGGLVAGLFLKEFVGEGITWAHLDIAGPAFHEGAPYGYTPKGGTGSSIRTLVKLAERFAA; via the coding sequence GTGACTGCTCTCACTCTCAGCACCTCCAGCGCGGCGACGCTGCGCGCCGACGCGATCGTCGTCGGCGTCGCGAAGGGCACCAAGGGGCCGGTGGCGGCACCGGGCTCCGAGGCCGTGGACCAGGCGTTCGACGGCAAGCTCGCCACCGTCCTGGAGACCCTCGGCGCCTCCGGGGCCGAGGGCGAGGTGACGAAGCTGCCCTCCCCGGCCGGGCTCAAGGCCCCGGTCGTCCTCGCGGTCGGGCTCGGTTCCGTACCGGACAAGGACGAGACGTACGGCGCCGAGACGCTGCGCCGCGCCGCCGGGTCCGCCGCGCGCGCCCTCTCGGGCGTGAAGAAGGCCGCGTTCGCGCTGCCCGTCGAGGCGACCGTGGACGTCGAGGCGATCGCCGAGGGCGCCCTCCTCGGCGCGTACGCCTTCACGGCGTACCAGGGCGGCGGCAAGAAGGCGAAGAAGGGCGAGGGCCCCAAGCAGCCCCTCGCCGAGGTCGCCCTGCTCGGCGCCAAGCCGCGCGACAAGGCCCACAAGGCCGCGGCCGACCGCGCGATCGCGCTGGCCGAGGAGGTCAACCGCGCCCGTGACCTCGTCAACACCCCGCCGAACGACCTCAACCCCGAGTCCTTCGCCGCCGTGGCCACCGCCGCCGGCAAGGAGAACGGCATCAAGGTGCAGGTCCTCGACGAGAAGGCGCTCGCCAAGGGCGGCTACGGCGGCATCCTCGGCGTCGGCCAGGGCTCGGAGAACCCGCCGCGCCTGGTCAAGCTCGCCTACACGCACCCGGACGCGGTCAAGACCCTCGCCCTGGTCGGCAAGGGCATCACCTACGACTCGGGCGGCATCTCGCTGAAGCCCGCCGGTCACAACGAGACCATGAAGTGCGACATGGCCGGCGCCGCCGCGGTGTTCGCCGCGGTCGTGACCGCCGCCCGGCTCGGCCTGCGCGTCAACGTCACCGGCTGGCTCGCCCTCGCCGAGAACATGCCGTCGGGCTCCGCCACCCGCCCGGGTGACGTCCTGCACATGTACAGCGGCAAGACCGTCGAGGTCCTCAACACCGACGCCGAGGGCCGCCTCGTCCTCGCCGACGCCCTCACCCGCGCCTCGGAGGAGGCCCCGGACGCGATCGTCGACGTGGCCACCCTCACCGGCGCGATGGTGCTGGCGCTGGGCAACCGTACGTTCGGCATCATGGCGAACGACGACGCGTTCCGTACCTCCCTGCACGAGATCGCGGAGGAGGCGGGCGAGGCGTCCTGGCCGATGCCCCTCCCCTCCGACCTGCGCAAGGGCATGGACTCCCCGACGGCCGACCTGGCCAACATGGGCGAGCGGATGGGCGGCGGCCTGGTCGCCGGCCTCTTCCTGAAGGAGTTCGTCGGCGAGGGCATCACCTGGGCCCACCTCGACATCGCGGGCCCGGCCTTCCACGAGGGCGCGCCGTACGGCTACACCCCGAAGGGCGGCACGGGCTCGTCGATCCGGACGCTGGTAAAGCTCGCGGAGCGTTTCGCGGCGTAG
- the sucB gene encoding 2-oxoglutarate dehydrogenase, E2 component, dihydrolipoamide succinyltransferase, translating into MAVSVTLPALGESVTEGTVTRWLKAEGERVEADEPLLEVSTDKVDTEIPAPVAGVLASIKVAEDETVEVGAELAIIDDGTGAPAAAPAPVAEPTPAPAPAPAPVAEAPAAPAPVAEPAPAAAAAAPAGGASGTDVTLPALGESVTEGTVTRWLKEVGEEVAEDEPLLEVSTDKVDTEIPAPVAGVLLEIVVGEDETAEVGAKLAVIGAPGAAPAAPAPAAPAAPAPAPAPAPAPAPVAPAPAPAPVAAAPAPAPVAPAAPAPVPAPAPAAPAPVTPAPAPAATAGDDGAYVTPLVRKLASENAIDLSAVKGTGVGGRIRKQDVIAAAEAAKAAAAKAQAPAAAPAPAAASKAPKLEASPLRGQTVKMTRMRKVIGENMMKALHTQAQLTSVVEVDITKLMRLRAQAKDSFAAREGVKLSPMPFFVKAAAQALKAHPVINARINEDEGTITYFDSENIGIAVDSEKGLMTPVIKGAGDLNIAGISKKTAELAAAVRASKITPDDLAGATFTISNTGSRGALFDTVIVPPNQVAILGIGATVKRPVVINHPDLGETIAVRDMTYLALSYDHRLVDGADAARYLTAVKAILEAGEFEVELGL; encoded by the coding sequence ATGGCGGTTTCCGTAACCCTGCCGGCGCTCGGCGAGAGCGTCACCGAGGGCACTGTCACCCGCTGGCTGAAGGCCGAGGGCGAGCGCGTCGAGGCCGACGAGCCATTGCTGGAGGTCTCCACCGACAAGGTCGACACCGAGATCCCGGCGCCCGTCGCCGGTGTCCTGGCGTCCATCAAGGTGGCCGAGGACGAGACCGTCGAGGTCGGCGCCGAGCTGGCGATCATCGACGACGGTACGGGGGCCCCGGCCGCCGCGCCGGCTCCCGTCGCCGAGCCCACCCCTGCCCCGGCTCCGGCCCCGGCCCCGGTCGCCGAGGCCCCCGCGGCTCCGGCGCCCGTCGCCGAGCCCGCGCCCGCCGCCGCTGCCGCCGCTCCGGCGGGTGGCGCCTCCGGTACCGATGTCACGCTGCCCGCGCTGGGCGAGTCGGTCACCGAGGGCACCGTCACCCGCTGGCTGAAGGAGGTCGGCGAGGAGGTCGCGGAGGACGAGCCGCTGCTTGAGGTCTCCACCGACAAGGTCGACACCGAGATCCCCGCCCCGGTCGCCGGTGTGCTGCTGGAGATCGTGGTCGGCGAGGACGAGACCGCCGAGGTCGGCGCCAAGCTCGCCGTCATCGGCGCTCCGGGCGCGGCTCCGGCCGCTCCGGCCCCCGCCGCCCCGGCGGCTCCCGCGCCCGCCCCGGCTCCGGCCCCCGCGCCGGCCCCGGTGGCCCCCGCGCCCGCTCCGGCCCCGGTGGCCGCCGCTCCGGCGCCCGCGCCGGTGGCTCCGGCCGCGCCCGCCCCCGTACCGGCGCCCGCTCCGGCCGCTCCGGCTCCGGTCACCCCGGCGCCCGCGCCGGCCGCGACCGCCGGTGACGACGGCGCGTATGTCACGCCGCTGGTCCGGAAGCTCGCGTCGGAGAACGCGATCGACCTGAGCGCGGTCAAGGGCACCGGCGTCGGTGGCCGGATCCGCAAGCAGGACGTCATCGCCGCCGCGGAGGCCGCCAAGGCCGCCGCCGCCAAGGCGCAGGCCCCGGCCGCCGCGCCCGCTCCCGCCGCCGCGTCGAAGGCGCCGAAGCTGGAGGCGTCCCCGCTGCGCGGGCAGACCGTCAAGATGACCCGTATGCGCAAGGTCATCGGCGAGAACATGATGAAGGCGCTGCACACGCAGGCCCAGCTGACCTCCGTGGTCGAGGTGGACATCACCAAGCTGATGCGGCTGCGCGCGCAGGCGAAGGACTCCTTCGCCGCCCGTGAGGGCGTCAAGCTGTCCCCGATGCCGTTCTTCGTCAAGGCGGCGGCCCAGGCGCTGAAGGCCCACCCGGTCATCAACGCCCGGATCAACGAGGACGAGGGCACCATCACGTACTTCGACTCGGAGAACATCGGCATCGCCGTGGACTCCGAGAAGGGTCTGATGACGCCGGTCATCAAGGGCGCGGGCGATCTGAACATCGCCGGTATCTCCAAGAAGACCGCCGAGCTGGCCGCCGCCGTCCGGGCGAGCAAGATCACCCCGGACGACCTGGCCGGCGCGACCTTCACCATCAGCAACACCGGTTCGCGCGGCGCGCTGTTCGACACGGTCATCGTGCCGCCGAACCAGGTCGCCATCCTGGGCATCGGTGCCACCGTCAAGCGTCCCGTGGTCATCAACCACCCGGACCTCGGCGAGACCATCGCGGTGCGCGACATGACGTACCTGGCGCTCTCCTACGACCACCGTCTGGTGGACGGCGCCGACGCCGCCCGCTACCTGACCGCGGTCAAGGCGATCCTCGAAGCGGGCGAGTTCGAGGTCGAACTCGGCCTGTAG
- a CDS encoding GntR family transcriptional regulator, which yields MTAPVVHSLREQIREHIVEGIVSGRWKPGERIVERRIATELEVSQTPVREALRELESLRLIESAPNKGVRVRNLTAADLEESYPVRAGLEQIAAELAAERLAADCSALEPHVTALYTADRLADGTAQVRHTVGFHRELVRAAGNGVLLHTWEGLGIEVFTALSIRWLGTVQKSYAEEHQELVEAFRRRDPAIGALVKDHVLGCAPRA from the coding sequence ATGACCGCGCCCGTCGTCCACTCGCTGCGCGAACAGATCCGCGAGCACATCGTGGAGGGGATCGTCAGCGGGCGCTGGAAGCCGGGCGAGCGCATCGTCGAGCGGCGGATCGCGACCGAGCTGGAGGTCAGCCAGACCCCCGTACGGGAGGCGCTGCGCGAGCTGGAGAGCCTGCGGCTGATCGAATCGGCACCGAACAAGGGCGTACGGGTACGGAATCTGACCGCGGCCGATCTGGAGGAGAGCTATCCGGTCCGGGCCGGGCTGGAGCAGATCGCGGCCGAGCTGGCGGCCGAGCGGCTCGCCGCCGACTGCTCGGCGCTGGAGCCGCATGTCACCGCGCTGTACACGGCGGACCGGCTGGCCGACGGCACGGCGCAGGTGCGGCACACGGTGGGCTTCCACCGGGAGCTGGTGCGGGCGGCCGGGAACGGGGTGCTGCTGCACACCTGGGAGGGGCTCGGCATCGAGGTCTTCACGGCGCTGTCGATCCGCTGGCTCGGGACCGTACAGAAGTCGTACGCGGAGGAGCACCAGGAGCTGGTCGAGGCGTTCCGACGGCGGGACCCGGCCATTGGCGCACTGGTGAAGGACCATGTGCTCGGATGCGCACCGCGCGCCTGA
- a CDS encoding adenosylcobinamide-GDP ribazoletransferase: MSTIDGPRFAFGTLTVLPVRVTRWDRTAARAGMLWAPAAGLVVGGAAAVVGGLFLLAGAAPLLAAVAAVAVPAVLTRGLHLDGLADTADGLGSGRPAEDALRIMKRSDIGPFGVVTLLLVLLGQTAAVAALYETGWARGTAAVVLSGVTARIALTLACRTGVPPARPDGLGAAVAGTVSVRAAALVAVLACAAGAAAGAPFGPAGAVHHALAVLAALVCAHALLRHCVRRFGGVTGDVFGALAETAATAVVVVLTFG; encoded by the coding sequence ATGAGCACCATCGACGGCCCGCGCTTCGCGTTCGGCACCCTCACCGTGCTGCCCGTCCGGGTGACGCGCTGGGACCGTACCGCCGCCCGCGCCGGAATGCTGTGGGCGCCGGCCGCCGGGCTGGTCGTGGGCGGTGCGGCGGCGGTCGTCGGCGGGCTGTTCCTGCTCGCGGGCGCGGCCCCGCTCCTCGCGGCCGTCGCCGCCGTCGCCGTGCCCGCCGTCCTCACCCGCGGACTGCACCTCGACGGGCTCGCCGACACGGCGGACGGCCTGGGCAGCGGCCGGCCGGCCGAGGACGCGCTGCGGATCATGAAGCGGTCGGACATCGGGCCGTTCGGGGTGGTCACCCTGCTGCTGGTGCTGCTCGGCCAGACCGCCGCGGTGGCCGCGCTGTACGAGACGGGCTGGGCGCGCGGCACGGCCGCCGTCGTCCTGTCCGGGGTCACCGCCCGGATCGCGCTCACCCTGGCCTGCCGTACGGGCGTCCCGCCGGCCCGGCCCGACGGTCTGGGCGCCGCGGTGGCCGGCACCGTGTCCGTACGGGCCGCGGCGCTCGTCGCGGTGCTCGCCTGCGCGGCCGGCGCGGCGGCCGGGGCGCCCTTCGGCCCGGCCGGCGCGGTCCACCACGCGCTGGCCGTCCTCGCCGCGCTGGTCTGCGCGCACGCGCTGCTGCGGCACTGCGTGCGCCGCTTCGGCGGGGTCACCGGCGATGTCTTCGGCGCGCTCGCGGAGACCGCGGCGACCGCCGTCGTGGTCGTGCTCACATTTGGCTGA
- the cobT gene encoding nicotinate-nucleotide--dimethylbenzimidazole phosphoribosyltransferase — MSSLNLDDFSDLIERPDSGTRRDAEERRERLTVPPGSLGRLDELGEWLAAAQGAVPVKALKQPRVVLFAGDHGVASLDVSGRPAGSAHRLVRAALEGESPVAVLARLADVPVRIVDAGLDCDPSLLPDEVVRHRVRRGSGRIDIEDALTATEAEMAVRLGMAIADEEADSGTDLVVLGDLSVGGTTAAATLIAALCGTDASVVTGRGGAGIDDLAWMRKCAAVRDALRRARPVLGDQLELLATVGGADLAAMTGFLLQSAVRRMPVILDGVVSAACALVGQRAAFRAPDWWLAGQLSGEPAQAKALDRMALNPLLDQGVTVGEGSGALLALPLVRAAAALAAELPEKAAEAAEEEPAEPVTTE; from the coding sequence ATGAGTTCGCTTAATCTCGACGACTTCTCCGATCTGATCGAGCGCCCCGACAGCGGTACGCGGCGTGACGCCGAGGAACGCCGGGAGCGGCTGACCGTGCCGCCCGGGTCGCTCGGGCGCCTCGACGAGCTGGGCGAGTGGCTGGCCGCCGCCCAGGGCGCCGTACCGGTCAAGGCCCTGAAGCAGCCGCGGGTGGTGCTGTTCGCCGGGGACCACGGGGTGGCCTCGCTCGATGTGTCGGGCCGCCCCGCGGGCTCCGCGCACCGGCTGGTGCGTGCCGCGCTGGAGGGCGAGAGCCCCGTCGCGGTGCTGGCCCGGCTGGCGGATGTGCCCGTACGGATCGTGGACGCCGGGCTGGACTGCGATCCCTCGCTCCTGCCCGACGAGGTCGTACGCCACCGGGTGCGGCGCGGCAGCGGGCGGATCGACATCGAGGACGCGCTGACCGCCACGGAGGCGGAGATGGCCGTCCGGCTGGGGATGGCGATCGCGGACGAGGAGGCCGACTCCGGTACGGATCTGGTCGTCCTGGGCGATCTGAGCGTCGGCGGCACCACGGCGGCGGCCACCCTGATCGCCGCGCTCTGCGGTACGGACGCCTCGGTGGTCACCGGGCGCGGCGGCGCGGGCATCGACGATCTGGCGTGGATGCGCAAGTGCGCGGCGGTACGGGACGCGCTGCGCCGGGCCCGGCCGGTCCTCGGTGACCAGCTGGAGCTGCTGGCGACGGTCGGCGGCGCGGATCTGGCCGCGATGACGGGCTTCCTGCTCCAGAGCGCGGTGCGGCGGATGCCGGTGATCCTGGACGGGGTGGTCTCGGCGGCGTGCGCGCTGGTGGGGCAGCGGGCGGCGTTCCGGGCGCCCGACTGGTGGCTGGCGGGCCAGCTGAGCGGTGAGCCGGCACAGGCGAAGGCGCTGGACCGGATGGCGCTCAACCCGCTGCTCGACCAGGGCGTCACTGTGGGGGAAGGGTCCGGGGCGCTCCTCGCGCTGCCGCTCGTACGGGCCGCCGCCGCGCTGGCGGCGGAGCTGCCGGAGAAGGCGGCGGAAGCGGCGGAGGAGGAGCCCGCGGAGCCGGTCACCACGGAGTGA
- the lpdA gene encoding dihydrolipoyl dehydrogenase: MANDASTVFDLVILGGGSGGYAAALRGAQLGLDVALIEKNKLGGTCLHNGCIPTKALLHAGEVADQARESAQFGVKATFEGIDIAGVHKYKDEVVSGLYKGLQGLVASRKVTYIEGEGRLSSPTSVDVNGQRVQGRHVLLATGSVPKSLPGLVIDGDRIISSDHALTLNRVPESAIILGGGVIGVEFASAWKSFGTDVTIVEGLKHLAPLEDENSSKLLERAFRKRGIKFNLGTFFDKAEYTETGVRVTLADGKTFEAEVLLVAIGRGPVSQGLGYEEQGVALDRGYVVVDEYMRTNVETISAVGDLVPTLQLAHVGFAEGILVAERLAGLKTVPIDYDGVPRVTYCHPEVASVGITEAKAKEIYGADKVVALKYNLAGNGKSKILKTAGEIKLVQVKDGAVVGVHMVGDRMGEQVGEAQLIYNWEALPAEVAQLIHAHPTQNEALGEAHLALAGKPLHSHD; this comes from the coding sequence GTGGCGAACGACGCCAGCACCGTTTTCGACCTAGTGATCCTCGGCGGCGGTAGCGGCGGTTACGCCGCGGCGCTGCGCGGAGCGCAGCTGGGCCTGGACGTCGCACTGATCGAGAAGAACAAGCTGGGCGGCACCTGCCTGCACAACGGCTGCATCCCCACCAAGGCCCTGCTGCACGCGGGCGAGGTCGCCGACCAGGCGCGCGAGAGCGCGCAGTTCGGTGTCAAGGCCACGTTCGAGGGCATCGACATCGCGGGTGTGCACAAGTACAAGGACGAGGTCGTCTCGGGCCTGTACAAGGGCCTCCAAGGGCTCGTCGCCTCGCGCAAGGTGACGTACATCGAGGGCGAGGGCCGGCTGTCGTCGCCGACGTCCGTGGATGTGAACGGGCAGCGGGTCCAGGGCCGTCATGTCCTCCTCGCGACCGGTTCCGTACCGAAGTCGCTGCCGGGTCTGGTGATCGACGGCGACCGGATCATCTCGTCCGACCACGCGCTGACGCTGAACCGCGTCCCGGAGTCCGCGATCATCCTGGGCGGCGGCGTCATCGGCGTCGAGTTCGCCTCGGCGTGGAAGTCCTTCGGTACGGACGTGACGATCGTCGAGGGTCTCAAGCACCTCGCGCCGCTGGAGGACGAGAACAGCTCCAAGCTGCTGGAGCGCGCCTTCCGCAAGCGCGGTATCAAGTTCAACCTCGGCACGTTCTTCGACAAGGCCGAGTACACGGAGACCGGCGTCCGCGTGACGCTGGCCGACGGCAAGACCTTCGAGGCGGAGGTGCTGCTGGTCGCGATCGGCCGCGGCCCGGTCTCGCAGGGGCTCGGTTACGAGGAGCAGGGTGTCGCGCTCGACCGCGGTTATGTGGTCGTCGACGAGTACATGCGGACGAACGTGGAGACGATCTCCGCCGTCGGTGACCTCGTCCCGACCCTCCAGCTCGCGCATGTCGGCTTCGCCGAGGGCATCCTCGTCGCCGAGCGGCTGGCCGGTCTGAAGACCGTGCCGATCGACTACGACGGCGTGCCCCGGGTGACGTACTGCCACCCCGAGGTCGCCTCCGTCGGTATCACCGAGGCGAAGGCCAAGGAGATCTACGGCGCGGACAAGGTCGTCGCCCTCAAGTACAACCTCGCGGGCAACGGCAAGAGCAAGATCCTCAAGACCGCCGGCGAGATCAAGCTCGTCCAGGTGAAGGACGGCGCCGTGGTCGGCGTCCACATGGTCGGTGACCGTATGGGCGAGCAGGTCGGCGAAGCACAGCTGATCTACAACTGGGAGGCTCTGCCGGCCGAGGTCGCGCAGCTCATCCACGCCCACCCGACCCAGAACGAGGCGCTCGGCGAGGCCCACCTGGCCCTGGCCGGCAAGCCCCTCCACTCCCACGACTGA
- a CDS encoding phosphatidylglycerol lysyltransferase domain-containing protein: MGDVQVPADRPSRGPAPVQASVPARGPAPGGSTVRSRRCAAFAVWYLRAVAFLNFLGAVWVSFGQDVRRHNVNNFFTPYLLTAGFASGAFTLFLAITMRRRKRAAWILNMVMSGLFLLLLCLVMLLPEIRHYPQNWVSFALTAAFVAALAAGRREFYAKGDRSNPKLAAAVAAGGLLAASLLAGLLVTVTNTGHGATTFLERWQYGALRLIWLTDSDRFPHISTPGWANVSINVLSTLLLLAVLYAAFRSRRAVDPLTEEDESRLRVLLDKYGERDSLGYFALRREKSAMWSPSGKSAVTYRVVGGVSLASGDPIGDPEAWPGAIDAWLAEAREHGWTPAVMGASEEAGTVYARHGLDALELGDEAIVETAEFTLEGRAMRTVRQAYNRVARAGYQVRVRRHEDIPADEMAELLRRADDWRDGATERGFSMALGRLGDPDDGRCVMLECRENGPEGPGTGELKAVLSFVPWGPEGLSLDLMRRDRDSENGLMEFMVIELLQHAKEIGITQVSLNFAMFRSVFERGAKLGAGPVLRLWRSLLSFFSRWWQIESLYRANAKYRPIWEPRFMLFEKSADLLRIGVSAGRAEGFLEAPGLPRWLHRRRLESRR; encoded by the coding sequence ATGGGAGATGTTCAGGTGCCTGCCGACCGACCGAGCCGGGGTCCCGCCCCGGTACAGGCCAGCGTTCCCGCCCGGGGTCCCGCCCCGGGCGGCAGCACGGTCCGTTCGCGGCGCTGCGCGGCGTTCGCCGTCTGGTATCTGCGCGCCGTCGCGTTCCTGAACTTCCTGGGCGCCGTCTGGGTCTCCTTCGGCCAGGACGTACGGCGGCACAACGTCAACAACTTCTTCACCCCGTACCTGCTCACGGCGGGCTTCGCGTCGGGCGCCTTCACGCTCTTCCTGGCGATCACCATGCGGCGCCGCAAGCGCGCGGCGTGGATCCTCAACATGGTCATGTCGGGGCTCTTCCTGCTGCTGCTCTGTCTGGTGATGCTCCTTCCGGAGATCCGGCACTATCCGCAGAACTGGGTCTCGTTCGCGCTGACGGCCGCCTTCGTGGCCGCGCTGGCGGCGGGCCGCCGGGAGTTCTACGCGAAGGGCGACCGGTCGAATCCGAAGCTGGCCGCCGCCGTGGCCGCCGGCGGGCTGCTGGCCGCCTCGCTGCTGGCCGGGCTGCTCGTCACGGTCACCAACACCGGGCACGGCGCCACGACCTTCCTGGAGCGCTGGCAGTACGGCGCGCTGCGGCTGATCTGGCTGACCGACAGCGACCGGTTCCCGCACATCTCCACGCCGGGCTGGGCCAATGTCTCCATCAACGTGCTCTCCACCCTGCTGCTGCTCGCCGTGCTGTACGCGGCCTTCCGCTCGCGCCGGGCGGTCGATCCGCTGACCGAGGAGGACGAGTCGCGGCTGCGCGTCCTGCTCGACAAGTACGGCGAGCGCGACTCCCTCGGCTACTTCGCGCTGCGCCGCGAGAAGAGCGCCATGTGGTCGCCGAGCGGCAAGTCCGCCGTCACCTACCGGGTGGTCGGCGGGGTCTCGCTGGCGTCCGGCGATCCGATCGGTGATCCGGAGGCGTGGCCGGGCGCGATCGACGCCTGGCTGGCCGAGGCCCGGGAGCACGGCTGGACGCCGGCCGTGATGGGCGCGAGCGAGGAGGCCGGCACGGTCTACGCCCGGCACGGCCTGGACGCGCTGGAGCTGGGGGACGAGGCGATCGTGGAGACCGCCGAGTTCACCCTGGAGGGGCGGGCGATGCGGACCGTGCGCCAGGCGTACAACCGGGTCGCGCGGGCCGGCTACCAGGTCCGGGTCCGGCGCCACGAGGACATCCCCGCCGACGAGATGGCGGAGCTGCTGCGCCGCGCCGACGACTGGCGCGACGGCGCGACGGAGCGCGGCTTCTCGATGGCGCTCGGCCGGCTGGGCGATCCGGACGACGGCCGCTGCGTGATGCTCGAATGCCGGGAGAACGGCCCGGAGGGACCCGGCACGGGCGAGCTGAAGGCCGTACTGAGCTTTGTGCCGTGGGGGCCCGAGGGGCTCTCGCTGGACCTGATGCGCCGCGACCGGGACAGCGAGAACGGCCTGATGGAGTTCATGGTCATCGAACTGCTCCAGCACGCGAAGGAGATCGGGATCACTCAGGTCTCGCTCAACTTCGCGATGTTCCGGTCCGTCTTCGAACGTGGCGCGAAACTGGGCGCGGGGCCGGTGCTCCGGCTGTGGCGTTCGCTGCTGAGCTTCTTCTCCCGCTGGTGGCAGATCGAGTCGCTCTACCGCGCCAACGCCAAGTACCGGCCGATCTGGGAGCCGCGGTTCATGCTGTTCGAGAAGAGTGCCGACCTGCTGCGCATCGGGGTCTCGGCGGGCCGCGCCGAGGGCTTCCTCGAAGCGCCGGGCCTGCCCCGGTGGCTGCACCGCCGACGGCTGGAGAGCCGCCGGTGA